One genomic segment of Mycolicibacterium gilvum includes these proteins:
- a CDS encoding recombinase family protein, with translation MAVTLGYATAVPGCADLDDQLAALTAAGVDPRRVFTDRTPGSADKMRAGMLALLSYARAGDVVVVAALERLGRSAAEVTRTVADLTTRGITLRCLADGLDTATSTGRVVAKVLTDLASLDAPDSVESAHRA, from the coding sequence GTGGCGGTCACGTTGGGGTATGCGACGGCCGTCCCCGGCTGCGCGGACCTCGACGACCAGCTCGCGGCGCTGACGGCCGCGGGCGTGGACCCGCGGCGGGTCTTCACCGACAGGACACCCGGCTCCGCGGACAAGATGCGCGCCGGGATGCTGGCACTGCTCAGCTACGCGCGCGCCGGCGACGTCGTCGTCGTGGCGGCTCTGGAACGGCTGGGCCGCTCGGCCGCCGAGGTCACGCGTACGGTCGCCGACCTCACCACCCGGGGCATCACGCTGCGCTGCCTCGCCGACGGCCTCGACACCGCGACCTCCACCGGCCGGGTCGTCGCCAAGGTGCTCACCGACCTGGCGTCGCTCGACGCGCCGGACTCCGTCGAGAGTGCGCACAGGGCGTGA
- a CDS encoding DUF1059 domain-containing protein produces MKTHLNCPCGEAITGKDEEDLVEKAQAHLSEVHPGRDYDRDAILFMAY; encoded by the coding sequence ATGAAGACTCACCTGAACTGCCCCTGCGGCGAAGCGATCACCGGTAAGGACGAGGAGGATCTCGTCGAGAAGGCCCAGGCCCACCTGTCGGAGGTGCACCCCGGCCGCGACTACGACCGCGACGCCATCCTCTTCATGGCCTACTGA
- a CDS encoding membrane protein, giving the protein MTSSERPQRQRVVLAHRRGARMVRTRVEVQEQTQVGDALVRGLVRAQLGLALRLAAVVVCLIGAIPLLNAVFPDLGSVTVFGIRLNWLVLAVLVYPLLYGIGRFYVRLAEQSERDFVRVVDAEP; this is encoded by the coding sequence ATGACCAGTAGCGAACGGCCGCAGCGGCAGCGGGTGGTGCTGGCCCACCGGCGGGGCGCACGGATGGTGCGCACCCGGGTGGAGGTGCAGGAGCAGACGCAGGTGGGCGACGCGCTGGTGCGCGGGCTGGTGCGTGCGCAACTGGGTCTGGCCTTACGGCTGGCCGCCGTCGTGGTGTGCCTGATCGGCGCGATCCCGTTGCTCAACGCCGTTTTTCCCGACCTGGGCAGCGTCACCGTGTTCGGTATCCGGCTGAACTGGCTGGTGCTGGCCGTGCTGGTCTACCCCCTCCTCTACGGCATCGGGCGGTTCTACGTGCGCCTTGCCGAGCAGAGCGAGCGTGACTTCGTCCGCGTCGTCGACGCCGAACCGTGA
- a CDS encoding pyridoxamine 5'-phosphate oxidase family protein, with the protein MASPAVEIIENYFTCEFTTIARDGSPQTWPVSPRLLTDGRFLLTTSIGLPQKAFNIRRNPKVAMLFSEPTGSGLTSAGAVLIQGDAIAEDRIVTDVATEPELAALTETLFARQPAGAFWSSWPGRQLWWSYYMRLLIYVTPRRALFWPTRDFTTAPIELDLNEVQRVV; encoded by the coding sequence GTGGCGTCGCCGGCCGTCGAGATCATCGAGAACTACTTCACGTGTGAGTTCACGACGATCGCGCGCGACGGTTCGCCCCAGACCTGGCCGGTGAGTCCTCGCCTGCTCACCGACGGCCGGTTCCTGCTCACCACCAGCATCGGGCTGCCGCAGAAGGCCTTCAACATCCGCCGCAATCCGAAGGTCGCCATGCTCTTCTCCGAGCCCACCGGCAGCGGCCTCACCTCTGCCGGCGCGGTCCTGATCCAGGGTGACGCGATCGCCGAGGACCGCATCGTGACCGACGTGGCCACCGAGCCGGAACTCGCCGCACTGACCGAAACCCTGTTTGCCCGCCAACCCGCCGGCGCGTTCTGGAGCAGCTGGCCGGGGCGGCAGCTGTGGTGGTCGTACTACATGCGGCTGTTGATCTACGTCACGCCCCGTCGTGCCCTGTTCTGGCCGACGCGTGATTTCACCACGGCGCCAATCGAACTCGATCTCAACGAGGTGCAGCGTGTGGTCTGA
- a CDS encoding LytR/AlgR family response regulator transcription factor: protein MTKPLTVLAVDDEVPALDELAYLLDRHPCIAEVFRAGDATSALRELNLRPIDAVFLDINMPGLSGIELAGVLANYAQRPAIVFVTAHDDKAVAAFDVGAVDYLLKPIREERLDEAVRRAAQAQAGPPPDDETPAPEPESDVVPAELGGVTHLIPRNSIGWIEAEGDYARLHSASGSHLVRIPLSTLETRWREHGFQRVHRSYLVALKLVTGLRTSDGAVLVRLRANGASPAVELPVSRRQARELRDRLVRSPMRNLRPAGSSDDQ from the coding sequence GTGACCAAGCCGCTCACGGTGCTCGCCGTCGACGACGAGGTTCCCGCGCTCGATGAGCTGGCCTACCTGTTGGACCGCCATCCGTGCATCGCCGAGGTCTTCCGCGCCGGGGACGCGACTTCCGCGCTGCGCGAACTGAATCTGCGCCCCATCGACGCGGTGTTCCTCGACATCAACATGCCCGGGCTTTCCGGGATCGAACTCGCCGGGGTGCTCGCGAACTACGCCCAGCGTCCGGCGATCGTGTTCGTCACCGCGCACGACGACAAGGCGGTCGCCGCCTTCGACGTCGGCGCCGTCGACTATCTGCTCAAGCCGATCCGCGAGGAACGCCTCGACGAGGCCGTCCGCCGTGCGGCGCAGGCGCAGGCCGGCCCGCCCCCCGACGACGAAACCCCGGCGCCCGAGCCCGAATCCGACGTCGTGCCGGCCGAACTCGGCGGGGTCACGCATCTGATCCCGCGCAACAGCATCGGCTGGATCGAGGCAGAGGGCGACTATGCGCGACTGCACTCGGCGTCGGGCTCGCATCTGGTTCGCATCCCGCTGAGCACCCTCGAAACCCGCTGGCGTGAACACGGTTTCCAGCGTGTCCACCGTTCCTACCTCGTCGCGCTGAAACTGGTGACCGGGCTGCGCACCAGCGACGGCGCCGTCCTGGTACGCCTGCGCGCCAACGGCGCGTCACCGGCCGTGGAGTTGCCGGTGAGTCGGCGACAGGCCCGTGAACTGCGGGACCGGCTGGTGCGCAGCCCGATGCGCAACCTGCGACCGGCCGGGAGTTCCGATGACCAGTAG
- a CDS encoding 4a-hydroxytetrahydrobiopterin dehydratase: MAVLTDEQVDAVLPELNGWERADGTLRRSVEFPAFLEGIDAVRRVGEHAESKDHHPDIDIRWRTVTFALVTHSEGGITQKDLEMARDIDGILG; this comes from the coding sequence ATGGCTGTATTGACTGACGAACAAGTGGACGCCGTTCTGCCCGAGCTCAACGGTTGGGAGCGCGCCGACGGGACGCTGCGACGATCGGTCGAGTTCCCCGCGTTCCTCGAGGGCATCGACGCGGTCCGGCGCGTCGGCGAGCACGCCGAGAGCAAAGACCATCACCCTGACATCGACATCCGTTGGCGCACTGTCACTTTCGCCCTAGTGACACACTCCGAGGGTGGGATCACACAGAAGGATCTGGAGATGGCCCGCGACATCGACGGGATCCTCGGATAG
- a CDS encoding (deoxy)nucleoside triphosphate pyrophosphohydrolase, translating to MSNLIVVAGALIEHGALLVAQRARPPELAGLWELPGGKVTPPESDETALARELNEELGIDVTVGPRIGADVALSATTTLRAYAVTRTRGAVTAHDHRALRWVRADEIPSLPWVPADRAWLPDLVGLLTGNNLTQSGSGTDTDG from the coding sequence ATGTCCAACCTGATCGTGGTCGCCGGCGCCCTGATCGAGCACGGCGCGCTGCTGGTGGCCCAGCGCGCCCGCCCGCCGGAGCTCGCCGGGCTGTGGGAACTTCCCGGCGGAAAGGTCACGCCCCCGGAGAGCGACGAGACCGCGCTCGCCCGTGAACTGAACGAGGAACTCGGAATCGACGTGACGGTCGGGCCGCGTATCGGGGCCGATGTCGCGTTGAGTGCGACGACGACACTGCGCGCCTATGCCGTGACACGGACCCGAGGCGCGGTGACGGCCCACGATCATCGTGCGCTGCGATGGGTGCGTGCCGACGAAATCCCGAGCCTGCCGTGGGTGCCCGCCGATCGTGCATGGTTGCCTGATCTGGTCGGACTGCTCACCGGAAACAACCTCACGCAGAGCGGTTCGGGCACCGACACCGACGGGTGA
- a CDS encoding HhH-GPD-type base excision DNA repair protein — protein MAKLQLVQDPAADELLEANPFALLVGMLLDQQIPMEVAFAGPKKIADRMGSFDAETIADHDPEAFTALCAQSPAVHRFPGSMSKRVQALAQVIVDEYGGDASALWSDGADGKEVLRRLKALPGFGEQKAKIFLALLGKQYGVDAKGWRAAAGDYGKAGSHMSVADVKDPGSLQKVRAYKKEAKAAAKAAKAAKV, from the coding sequence GTGGCGAAACTGCAGTTGGTTCAGGACCCCGCGGCCGACGAGTTGCTGGAGGCCAATCCGTTCGCGCTTCTGGTCGGGATGCTGCTCGATCAGCAGATACCGATGGAAGTGGCGTTCGCGGGGCCGAAGAAGATCGCCGACCGCATGGGCAGCTTCGACGCCGAGACGATCGCCGACCACGACCCCGAGGCGTTCACCGCGCTGTGCGCGCAATCGCCTGCGGTGCACCGGTTTCCGGGCTCGATGTCGAAGCGGGTGCAGGCGCTGGCGCAGGTGATCGTCGACGAGTACGGCGGAGACGCATCGGCGCTGTGGTCCGATGGCGCCGACGGCAAAGAGGTGTTGCGCCGGCTCAAGGCGCTCCCGGGTTTCGGGGAACAGAAGGCCAAGATCTTCCTCGCCCTGCTCGGCAAGCAGTACGGCGTCGACGCCAAGGGATGGCGGGCCGCGGCCGGTGACTACGGCAAGGCGGGCAGTCACATGTCGGTGGCGGATGTGAAGGATCCGGGGTCGCTGCAGAAGGTGCGGGCGTACAAGAAGGAAGCGAAGGCCGCAGCGAAGGCCGCGAAGGCCGCCAAGGTCTGA
- a CDS encoding nitroreductase family protein, which yields MDLYDVMRTTGAVRQFTGDPLPDDVLRRILDHARFAPSGGNRQGVHVIAVRDVATRRALAELSRTGARRYLAQKHNGEGPWNPLRPMKVTADEVAAIEVPEQMTAPLLTAAVVLVFSVDLDVVAAIDQDLDRIGLVAGASVYPFVWNVLLAARNEGFGGVLTTMAVAEEPRVKELLGLPDEHAVAAIVPMGRPLRQVTKLTRRPVAEFATRENFDGESL from the coding sequence ATGGACCTGTACGACGTGATGCGCACGACCGGCGCGGTCCGCCAGTTCACCGGCGACCCCCTGCCCGACGACGTCCTGCGGCGCATTCTGGACCACGCGCGGTTCGCCCCGAGCGGCGGCAACCGGCAGGGCGTGCACGTGATCGCGGTGCGCGACGTCGCGACCCGCCGGGCCCTCGCCGAACTGAGCCGGACGGGTGCGCGACGCTACCTGGCGCAGAAACACAACGGCGAAGGGCCGTGGAACCCATTGCGCCCCATGAAGGTCACCGCCGACGAAGTCGCCGCCATCGAGGTGCCGGAGCAGATGACGGCCCCGCTGCTGACGGCGGCCGTAGTGCTGGTGTTCTCCGTCGACCTCGACGTGGTCGCCGCAATCGATCAGGACCTCGACCGCATCGGCCTCGTCGCCGGGGCCTCGGTGTACCCGTTCGTGTGGAACGTCCTGCTCGCCGCGCGCAACGAAGGCTTCGGCGGCGTGCTGACCACGATGGCCGTCGCCGAGGAGCCGCGCGTCAAGGAGTTGCTCGGCCTGCCCGACGAACACGCCGTCGCGGCGATCGTGCCGATGGGGCGCCCGCTCCGCCAGGTCACGAAGCTGACCCGCAGACCGGTCGCCGAGTTTGCCACCCGGGAGAATTTCGACGGCGAGTCTCTGTGA
- a CDS encoding Rv1157c family protein codes for MTKTRLTTALAVCSSAVLLTVGVAGPANADPTAPLPAPLPIDGLQAPGLPAVQSLGPVIQQAASDPTNAASMLMAAAAVFAGDMAVPKPSRDVASAVNQFVAQPVAHVPATGAVPGFEAHLPAGVDPRHVLGPAPEAVPQALLEVAHAPAAAAAPGPAPAPGPAPEVATPVAAPVADPAAPAAAPVTPAANPAGAPGLGPNAPVTQDFLYPSISNGCLSDGGNVLATAISVAGPATIPLPGPGPGQTAYVFTAIGTPGPAAEQKLPLNATWVNLTTGKSGSVTLKPRPDMNPNGPTTLTAIADTGSGSIMSTVFGQVTTTEKQCQFMPTIGSTVVP; via the coding sequence ATGACGAAGACCCGGCTCACCACCGCGCTGGCGGTGTGCTCTTCTGCGGTGCTGCTGACGGTCGGCGTGGCCGGACCGGCGAACGCCGACCCCACGGCGCCGCTGCCGGCCCCGCTGCCGATCGACGGGCTCCAGGCCCCCGGCCTGCCCGCCGTGCAGAGCCTGGGACCGGTGATCCAGCAGGCGGCCTCTGATCCCACCAATGCGGCATCGATGTTGATGGCCGCCGCCGCGGTGTTCGCAGGGGACATGGCGGTGCCGAAGCCGTCCCGCGACGTCGCGTCGGCGGTCAACCAGTTCGTCGCGCAGCCCGTCGCGCATGTGCCGGCCACCGGCGCGGTTCCGGGGTTCGAGGCGCACCTACCCGCCGGCGTCGACCCCCGTCATGTGCTCGGGCCAGCCCCGGAGGCGGTTCCGCAGGCGCTTCTCGAGGTCGCGCATGCTCCCGCGGCCGCCGCGGCACCCGGTCCGGCACCGGCACCGGGCCCGGCCCCCGAGGTCGCGACTCCTGTCGCGGCGCCGGTCGCCGATCCGGCGGCGCCGGCCGCCGCTCCCGTCACGCCGGCCGCCAACCCCGCCGGTGCGCCCGGCCTGGGCCCGAACGCGCCCGTCACGCAGGATTTCCTGTACCCGTCGATCAGCAACGGGTGCCTGTCCGACGGCGGCAACGTCCTCGCGACGGCGATCTCGGTGGCCGGCCCGGCGACGATCCCGCTGCCCGGCCCCGGCCCCGGCCAGACGGCCTACGTCTTCACCGCGATCGGCACGCCCGGACCGGCCGCCGAGCAGAAGCTGCCCCTGAACGCGACGTGGGTGAACCTCACCACCGGAAAGTCGGGCAGCGTCACCCTCAAGCCGCGTCCGGACATGAACCCGAACGGGCCGACCACGCTGACCGCCATCGCCGACACGGGATCGGGCAGCATCATGTCGACGGTCTTCGGTCAGGTCACCACGACCGAGAAGCAGTGCCAGTTCATGCCGACGATCGGCTCGACCGTCGTCCCCTGA
- a CDS encoding nitrate/nitrite transporter has product MSTATTPDIGARRGLNLALATWVSAINFWAWNMIGPLSTTYAADMSLSSSEASVLVATPILVGALGRIVVGPLTDRFGGRVMFIVVTVASIVPVLAVGIAGTAGSYPLLVVFGLFLGIAGTVFAVGIPFANHWYDASRRGFATGVFGMGMVGTAMSAFFTPRFVNWFGLLTTHIIIAVALALTAVLCLVVMRDSPQFTPNHDAVMPKLKAAAKLPVTWEMSFLYAVVFGGFVAFSNYLPTYIKTIYDFSAVDAGARTAAFALAAVLARPVGGMLADRISPKYVVLGSFAGTAAAAFVAIFQPPPDLWSAVTFITLALFLGIGTGGVFAWVARRAPAKSVGSVTGIVAAAGGLGGYFPPLVMGGTYDSVENDYTLGLSLLVATALIAFGYTAMRLHAHEPKPKEEAT; this is encoded by the coding sequence GTGAGCACGGCGACTACGCCGGACATCGGCGCACGGCGGGGACTCAATCTGGCTTTGGCCACCTGGGTTTCTGCGATCAACTTCTGGGCCTGGAACATGATCGGCCCGCTCTCGACGACCTACGCCGCAGACATGTCGCTCAGCAGCAGCGAGGCGTCGGTCCTGGTGGCGACCCCGATTCTGGTCGGCGCGTTGGGCCGGATCGTGGTGGGTCCGCTGACGGACCGGTTCGGCGGGCGCGTGATGTTCATCGTGGTGACCGTGGCCTCCATCGTCCCGGTGCTGGCGGTCGGCATCGCGGGCACTGCCGGCTCCTATCCGCTGCTGGTGGTGTTCGGGCTCTTCCTCGGTATCGCGGGCACCGTTTTCGCCGTCGGTATCCCGTTCGCCAACCACTGGTACGACGCGTCAAGGCGGGGGTTCGCCACCGGGGTTTTCGGCATGGGCATGGTCGGCACCGCGATGTCGGCGTTCTTCACCCCGCGTTTCGTCAACTGGTTCGGTCTGCTCACCACGCACATCATCATCGCGGTGGCGCTGGCGTTGACCGCGGTGCTGTGCCTGGTGGTCATGCGGGACTCGCCGCAGTTCACGCCGAACCACGACGCGGTGATGCCCAAGCTGAAGGCGGCCGCGAAACTGCCCGTCACATGGGAGATGTCGTTCCTGTACGCGGTGGTCTTCGGTGGCTTCGTCGCCTTCTCCAACTACCTACCGACCTACATCAAGACGATCTACGACTTCTCCGCCGTCGACGCCGGCGCGCGTACCGCGGCGTTCGCGCTCGCCGCGGTGCTGGCCCGCCCCGTGGGCGGGATGCTGGCCGACCGCATTTCGCCGAAGTACGTCGTCCTGGGCTCGTTCGCCGGCACCGCGGCGGCGGCGTTCGTCGCGATCTTCCAACCGCCGCCGGACCTCTGGTCCGCCGTCACCTTCATCACGCTGGCGTTGTTCCTGGGCATCGGCACCGGAGGGGTCTTCGCCTGGGTAGCCCGGCGTGCCCCGGCGAAATCGGTCGGATCGGTCACCGGCATCGTCGCGGCCGCAGGCGGACTCGGCGGCTACTTCCCGCCGTTGGTCATGGGCGGCACCTACGACAGCGTCGAGAACGACTACACCCTCGGACTGTCGCTGCTGGTCGCGACCGCACTGATCGCGTTCGGCTACACCGCGATGCGATTACACGCCCACGAGCCGAAACCCAAGGAGGAAGCCACGTGA
- a CDS encoding sensor histidine kinase, with protein sequence MPGELAIALTAALILLAVAAVVVAVRTRRVVATPTERAVHAALHTASLAARALRQGLDTDSAKTSAPFLRELTGTDGLALFGGDGALLARDPDDDAVWPPDVRDACDGAARQSISGGRRVMTHARTSAVVAQPMLTETGDLLGVLVVVTTRSPGPGMLGAVGEVARYAASQIELAELDASRARLDRAEVLALRAQISPHFIYNALNTIASFVRTDPDRARELILEFADFTRYSFRAAGQFTTLSDELRNIDRYLTLERARFGTALKVTLRVAPEVLNVVVPFLALQPLVENAVRHGFAGRGSGSIELVARDEGSDCVITVEDDGVGMDPDALRSGPSDALSAGDAEPEGTGAHVGLTNVDHRLRAAFGNDYGLVVETAIGAGTKVIMRVPKFRSGVRASGGGFGVGAK encoded by the coding sequence ATGCCCGGCGAACTCGCGATCGCACTCACGGCCGCGCTGATCCTGCTCGCCGTGGCCGCCGTCGTCGTCGCGGTCCGGACCCGGCGGGTGGTGGCGACCCCGACCGAACGCGCGGTGCACGCCGCACTGCACACCGCGTCGCTCGCGGCCCGCGCGTTGCGCCAGGGCCTGGACACCGATTCGGCGAAGACGTCCGCTCCTTTCCTGCGTGAACTCACCGGCACCGACGGCCTTGCGCTGTTCGGTGGCGACGGCGCACTGCTCGCCAGGGATCCCGACGACGACGCCGTGTGGCCCCCCGACGTGCGCGACGCCTGCGACGGAGCCGCGCGACAATCCATCTCCGGTGGGCGCCGGGTGATGACGCACGCCCGAACCTCCGCGGTGGTCGCGCAGCCGATGCTCACCGAGACCGGAGACCTGCTCGGCGTGCTGGTCGTCGTCACGACCCGCTCCCCCGGGCCCGGAATGCTCGGCGCCGTCGGCGAAGTCGCGCGGTATGCGGCCAGCCAGATCGAACTCGCCGAACTCGACGCGTCCAGGGCGCGCCTGGACCGGGCCGAGGTGCTGGCGCTGCGTGCCCAGATCAGCCCGCACTTCATCTACAACGCGCTCAACACGATCGCGTCGTTCGTGCGCACCGACCCCGACCGCGCCCGGGAATTGATCCTGGAGTTCGCCGACTTCACCCGCTACTCGTTCCGGGCGGCGGGGCAGTTCACCACCCTGTCGGACGAACTGCGCAACATCGACCGCTACCTGACGCTGGAACGGGCCCGGTTCGGCACGGCCTTGAAGGTGACGTTGCGGGTGGCCCCCGAGGTGCTCAATGTCGTGGTGCCGTTCCTGGCGCTGCAGCCGCTGGTGGAGAACGCCGTCCGGCACGGGTTCGCGGGCCGCGGCAGCGGCTCGATCGAACTGGTCGCGCGCGACGAGGGCTCCGACTGCGTGATCACCGTCGAGGACGACGGCGTCGGAATGGATCCCGACGCGCTGCGGTCCGGTCCGAGCGACGCACTCTCGGCCGGCGACGCCGAGCCGGAGGGGACGGGCGCGCATGTCGGGCTGACCAATGTCGACCATCGGCTGCGCGCGGCCTTCGGCAACGACTACGGTCTGGTGGTCGAAACGGCGATCGGCGCGGGCACCAAGGTGATCATGCGGGTGCCCAAGTTCCGGTCGGGGGTGCGGGCCAGCGGAGGTGGGTTCGGGGTTGGGGCGAAATGA
- a CDS encoding mannosyltransferase gives MNTTDSTTPTTSSRWGARLASAAPLLLILSIAARLAWTYLVPNGANFVDLHVYVGGAAELDGPGTLYSYVYGEQTPDFPLPFTYPPFAAVVFYPLHVLPFGLVAFAWQIGIIAALYGVVRLSQRLLGGGDRRVAMLWTAVGIWTEPLRSTFDYGQVNVLLVLAILYAVYSTRWWLSGLLVGLAAGIKLTPAVAGLYFVGARRWAAVVCSAAVFLLTIGVSALIVGEQTRFYFTELLGDADRVGPVGTSFNQSWRGGISRILGHDAGYGPVVLIGVAVTAVLALLAWRAIDGAQDRLGGIVVVQLFGLLLSPISWTHHWVWLIPLMIWLLHGPLRDRLGAKVLGWGWLALILVGVPWLLSFAQPTIWVIPRPWYLAWAGLIYIVATVATLAWIAIRGSRRCRGPSPDPSV, from the coding sequence ATAAACACCACCGACTCCACGACGCCGACCACGAGCTCCCGATGGGGAGCCCGTCTCGCGTCGGCGGCCCCACTCCTGCTGATCCTGAGCATCGCCGCGCGACTGGCGTGGACCTACCTGGTGCCCAACGGCGCCAACTTCGTCGACCTGCACGTCTACGTCGGCGGCGCCGCCGAACTCGATGGTCCGGGCACGCTCTACAGCTACGTCTACGGGGAGCAGACCCCGGACTTCCCGCTGCCGTTCACCTATCCGCCGTTCGCGGCCGTCGTGTTCTATCCGCTGCATGTGCTGCCGTTCGGGCTGGTCGCGTTCGCGTGGCAGATCGGCATCATCGCCGCGCTCTACGGGGTCGTGCGGCTCAGCCAGCGGCTGCTCGGGGGCGGCGACCGGCGTGTCGCGATGCTGTGGACGGCGGTCGGGATCTGGACGGAGCCGTTGCGCAGCACGTTCGACTACGGCCAGGTCAACGTCCTGCTGGTGCTCGCGATCCTGTACGCCGTCTACAGCACGCGGTGGTGGCTGTCGGGACTACTGGTGGGTCTCGCGGCCGGGATCAAACTCACTCCCGCCGTCGCGGGCCTGTACTTCGTCGGCGCCCGGCGCTGGGCGGCGGTGGTGTGTTCGGCGGCCGTCTTCCTGCTGACGATCGGCGTGTCCGCGCTCATCGTCGGCGAGCAGACCCGGTTCTACTTCACCGAGCTGCTCGGTGACGCCGACCGCGTCGGCCCGGTCGGCACGTCGTTCAACCAGTCCTGGCGCGGCGGGATCTCGCGGATCCTGGGCCACGACGCCGGCTACGGCCCGGTCGTGCTGATCGGTGTCGCGGTGACCGCAGTGCTCGCGCTGCTGGCGTGGCGCGCGATCGACGGCGCGCAGGACCGGCTGGGAGGCATCGTCGTGGTGCAGCTGTTCGGTCTGCTGCTGTCGCCGATCTCGTGGACGCACCACTGGGTGTGGCTGATCCCGCTGATGATCTGGCTGCTGCACGGACCGCTGCGTGACCGACTCGGCGCGAAGGTGCTGGGCTGGGGATGGCTGGCGCTGATTCTCGTCGGGGTGCCGTGGCTGCTGAGCTTCGCGCAGCCGACGATCTGGGTGATCCCCCGACCGTGGTACCTGGCGTGGGCCGGCCTGATCTACATCGTCGCCACGGTGGCGACGCTGGCGTGGATCGCTATCCGAGGATCCCGTCGATGTCGCGGGCCATCTCCAGATCCTTCTGTGTGA